The Gemmatimonas sp. UBA7669 genome includes a region encoding these proteins:
- a CDS encoding acetyl-CoA carboxylase carboxyltransferase subunit alpha, producing MAAAPVLEFERPIAELEKQIEELKRLAADRSLDVSDELAPLQKKLGDLRVEVYRNLTPLQRVQVARMARRPFTSDYLKHAFTDFIELHGDRAFREDAAIMGGWARLEGETVMLIGHERGRDTKENLKRNFGMPHPEGYRKALRLMKLAEKFQVPVITFIDTPGAWPGLGAEERGQSEAIARNLLEMSQLQVPIIATVIGEGGSGGALALGVADRVLMLENSVYSTISVEGCAAILWKDGKSPEMREKAARSLRLTAADLVELRVVDEVVPEPPGGAHSDHAATAAALRETLVRNLEELRRLKPDKLVRRRREKYLRMGQFTE from the coding sequence ATGGCTGCTGCCCCGGTTCTCGAGTTCGAGCGTCCCATAGCGGAGCTCGAAAAGCAGATCGAGGAGCTCAAGCGTCTCGCCGCCGATCGCTCGCTCGATGTCAGCGACGAGCTGGCTCCCCTGCAGAAGAAGCTCGGCGACCTGCGGGTCGAGGTGTACCGCAACCTCACGCCGCTGCAGCGGGTGCAGGTGGCGCGCATGGCGCGTCGGCCGTTCACTTCGGACTACCTCAAGCACGCCTTCACCGACTTCATCGAACTGCACGGCGACCGGGCGTTTCGTGAAGATGCCGCCATCATGGGCGGCTGGGCGCGTCTTGAAGGTGAGACCGTGATGCTCATCGGACACGAGCGCGGTCGCGACACGAAGGAGAATCTCAAGCGCAACTTCGGCATGCCGCACCCCGAGGGCTACCGCAAGGCGCTGCGGCTCATGAAGCTGGCCGAGAAGTTCCAGGTGCCGGTCATCACCTTCATCGACACGCCGGGTGCCTGGCCGGGTCTGGGTGCCGAAGAGCGTGGGCAGAGCGAAGCCATTGCGCGCAATCTGCTCGAGATGAGTCAGCTGCAGGTGCCCATCATCGCCACCGTCATTGGTGAAGGTGGTTCGGGCGGCGCGCTGGCGCTTGGCGTGGCCGACCGTGTGCTCATGCTCGAGAACTCGGTGTACTCCACTATCTCGGTGGAAGGCTGCGCCGCCATTCTCTGGAAGGACGGCAAGAGCCCCGAAATGCGCGAGAAGGCCGCGCGGTCGCTGCGCCTGACGGCCGCCGATCTCGTGGAGCTGCGCGTGGTGGACGAGGTGGTGCCCGAACCACCCGGCGGCGCTCACTCCGATCACGCGGCCACGGCGGCCGCGTTGCGCGAAACGCTGGTGCGCAATCTCGAGGAGCTGCGCCGACTCAAGCCCGACAAACTGGTCAGACGCCGGCGCGAGAAGTATTTGCGCATGGGTCAGTTCACCGAGTAG